The DNA window GGAGGACAGATAGTaaaaggaagggagagtgtCAAAGTTACTGATGGTTCAAGCACAGCTTTGTCATCTGAATCATGGGGCAATGTCTCTACCTGGTGGTCACAGGAGTGTAGGTTTATCATCAGCCACACACGAGAGTCATTCAAGCAATCGATCCAGCTATACAGGTCTGATATCTGTGCAGGAGATAAGATAAGAGGGACGTGTGTTAAACAATAGGAGAGTGTGCCTCTGAGACTGGAACCCTCTTATGTTATCTCTcacctaaagtgtgtgtgtgttacagtgtgtgtgttagagtgggtgggggggggcgggggcataAAAGCTTCAACACAGGTGTGCTGTCTGTCAGTCCGACAATCAGTCATTGCAGTCCATCAGTGTGGTAATGCCAGAGCTCACAGACAGCGGCCACCTGGGGTCTGAGAGTCTGGACTACATCACACAGAGGGACGTGGCTGGTGATCTGACTGGTGTATCTCACCACAATTAACTTGCTGAGAGACTGTGTCAAACCTCAGCCATGCTgcctctcctgcttctcctggtccTCCAGGCCACCTCTTCCTCTGAAGCGTCCCCACACAGAGGCTCTGTTCCTGGGCAGGCGTCCGGCCGTAGTGCTCCTTCCGACCGGAACACCAGGAACAAGTTGCTGCTCATCTCCTTCGATGGGTTCCGCTGGGACTACGACCGGGACGTGGACACTCCTCATCTAGACCAGATGGCCCTGGATGGGGTCAGGGCAGCATACGTcactccccccttcctcaccaTCACCAGCCCTTCACACTTCACCCTGCTCTcaggtaggcacacacacactaacgctTACACAACTGAAGTCCTTGgagaacacacagcatgcaACTTTCGTCTTCCTCACTGTAAGACGTCTGCAGGCATCTCAGTTCAGTTGACTTTATTTATACCCGTAAGTAACCTTGGTCTGCAGTGGGGGAGTTTGTGCGTTTGCCATATTttacaaaaacaacacaaaacagtGTACGACCTAAAAATCGAAACCACATGAGAAAACTGGTGCTCCACATTCCAACATTTCAAAACCAATATATGAAAACTGAAATAGACTTTGCGTCTATATTATTATACTAGCAATGTTGCTAAGACTTATTCAACTGAATAATAGCTGCCAGAACAAACCCGTTTTTATAACGCTTTGTTCTGCACTTTGGAACTAGAAACCTTCAACAGTTTTGAACGCCTACTGGTTAAAATGTGTGGTTGACTTGTGTTAAAAGCAGAGGGAAAATCCACAAATAGAAGTCTAACATAAGACCCATTTCCCTCCAAGTGTTTAACAAGTAAATCAAGCCAGGTGATATAATTATCTACGATAATGTCACATCAACCATGCAATCGTGAATCATAGGCTGGTCTGTCTACTATTAACTAACTTACATACCTCACAGTAAAATATGGTGTCACTGAACAGCTATAATTGGTGATTGATGTTCCTCAGGGCGCTATGTTGAGAACCATGGCGTCATCCACAACATTTGGTTCAACACCACCACCCAGGAGAAGAAACAGTACTACCAGTCCCAGTTTGTGAGTTCATATTGGGACAATGGCAGCCTGCCAATCTGGATCACTGCACAGAGACAGGTGAGacagaacacaccagtacactctTACACCCTTACTCCTTTTGCTCATTATTTATAACAGACCATGTTGTTTGTACACATCAACGACATCACTGTTTCCGGCAGACAATAccaggaaagtgttacattaTCTCACGTAATCTTGTCGATTTTGATTAATATGATTATATTAGTGATTTGGTTTTGGACAAGAATATCTGGGATAGGATCTGTTTCATAGACGAAGCCTACAACTCCTGGACTTATAAGCCTGTCATGAAGCATCTCCGGGGCgtgtgctctctcctcctccagggcctgAAGGCCGGCTCCCTGCACTTCCCCGGCACGGCCGCTAAGTACAGGGGTGAGGTGGTCGGGGTCAAACAGGTGGAGCCACCATTCTATGACCACTCCAATGAGACCGATTGGAGGCTCAACATCGACAAGGTGGTGGGAGACTGGTTCCACGGCCAGGATCTGGactttgtgtctctgtactTTGGAGAACCTGATATGGTAGGTCAATGGCCTCTATACTAATTATTGAATGGAAGATGTGTATGCAGAAAGCatacacaacaacaaaattACGATCTGGCCTTTGTACCACTTTACCGGTCATGCTTTTGTGGGGTACTGGCAACCAAGCTACACATTGGCACTACCAATTTGGTAGTGGAAGTCAAGCGAACCCCTCATTGAACAGTTTTGAGGTATTGTTCTGTTGTTGTTCGTATTGAAGGTGGGACACGAACACGGCCCAGACTCTCCGGAGAGACGGGAGATGGTCAGGCAGGTGGACCGGACGGTGGGATTCATCCGACAGAGGATCCAGGATCACGGGCTGACTGAACGCCTCAACGTCATCATCACAGCCGACCACGGGATGACCACGGTGCTGCGGGGCGCGGGGGTGAAGGAGATCATCCTCTCCCAGATCCCTGGGTTTGACTTCAAGGACATCAAGTTCCAGCTGCTTGACTACGGACCAACGGGGATGCTGCTGCCCAAGGACGGCCTCCTGGAGAAGGTGTACCTGGCCCTAAAGGGAGGGCACCCCAACCTCCATGTCTACAAGAAGGAGGACATGCCTGCCAGGCTGCACTATGGAAACCATCCCCGCCTGCTGCCGCTCATCTTATTTGCTGACCCTGGATATGTTATCAATGGGGTAAGTGTGCTAAGAGGAAGACCTGGGAGATATAGATACATAACATCACAGTACATCAcactaaccccctcctccctccagctatTCACACtaaccccctcttccctccagcTAGTCAcactaaccccctcctccctccagctagtcacactaaccccctcctccctccagctagtcacactaaccccctcctccctccagctagTCACACTAACCCCATCTTCCCTCCAGCTAGTCACACTAACCCCATCTTCCCTCCAGCTAGTCACACtaaccccctcctacctccagcTAGTCAcactaaccccctcctccctccagctagtcacactaaccccctcctccctccagctagtcacactaaccccctcctccctccagctagtcacactaaccccctcctccctccagctagtcacactaaccccctccttcctccagctaGTCACACTAACCCCATCTTCCCTCCAGCTAGTCACACTAACCCCATCTTCCCTCCAGCTAGTCACACtaaccccctcctacctccagcTAGTCACACTAACCCCATCCTCCAGCTAGTCAcactaaccccctcctccctccagctagtcacactaaccccctcctccttccagctATTCACACtaaccccctcctacctccagcTAGTCACACTAACCCACCTTTTCTTTCCAGCTGTTCCCAGTCCAGTATAGCAAGGGTGAGCATGGCTTTGACAACAAGGGCCTGGACATGAAGCCGTTCTTCAGGGCAGTAGGGCCAGACTTCCAGAGGAACCTCCAGGTGGGACCCTTTGAGACTGTGAACGTGTACCCACTGATGTGCCACCTGCTAGGCATCACGCCCGAGGTCAACGACGGGGCGCTGGAAGTCACCAGTAATATGCTCCGCCCGAGCcctgaccctgtagaccagggTAAGATTACAATGAGGTTCACTCAATAGCACTCAACGAAATTGCACATTTGTACTAATCTCTGTATGGCAGTTGATCCTTGGCATGATAGTTGTCACCATGATGAGTGTCCAGAGGGTGATATGAATCGCAAGTTCCACCCAGCCAATAGATAAGACTGATAACAAAGTTGCATATTCTCCAGGTCCATATCGGGTTGTTGTGCTTAACAGAAAGATCGTAATCCAATATCGAGACTTATTCTCT is part of the Osmerus eperlanus unplaced genomic scaffold, fOsmEpe2.1 SCAFFOLD_170, whole genome shotgun sequence genome and encodes:
- the LOC134015747 gene encoding ectonucleotide pyrophosphatase/phosphodiesterase family member 7-like encodes the protein MLPLLLLLVLQATSSSEASPHRGSVPGQASGRSAPSDRNTRNKLLLISFDGFRWDYDRDVDTPHLDQMALDGVRAAYVTPPFLTITSPSHFTLLSGRYVENHGVIHNIWFNTTTQEKKQYYQSQFVSSYWDNGSLPIWITAQRQGLKAGSLHFPGTAAKYRGEVVGVKQVEPPFYDHSNETDWRLNIDKVVGDWFHGQDLDFVSLYFGEPDMVGHEHGPDSPERREMVRQVDRTVGFIRQRIQDHGLTERLNVIITADHGMTTVLRGAGVKEIILSQIPGFDFKDIKFQLLDYGPTGMLLPKDGLLEKVYLALKGGHPNLHVYKKEDMPARLHYGNHPRLLPLILFADPGYVINGLFPVQYSKGEHGFDNKGLDMKPFFRAVGPDFQRNLQVGPFETVNVYPLMCHLLGITPEVNDGALEVTSNMLRPSPDPVDQEREILWDVVVGLSAVAGFLALVFIISTAQTMYKRSKRDNFMEKCPRSTEGEAIDDQKDHQIDMKHSYF